One window of Hujiaoplasma nucleasis genomic DNA carries:
- a CDS encoding nicotinate phosphoribosyltransferase, which yields MVIDFYELTMANGYFESGMKDQIAYFDLYYRKNPDGGGYALFAGLETIMDFIDDLSFDDEDIEFLKSKKMFSEGFLKYLRNFKFSGDIYSFKEGSIIFPNEPIVTIKAPIIEAQILETYLLQVINHQTLIATKASRIKYAAKGRTVIEMGARRAQGLTASLNGARAAYIGGIDATSNVISDQVYGVPSGGTMAHSWIQMFDSEYEAFKTYANIYPNHSTFLLDTYDTLSSGVPNAIRVIKEVLIPKGVKKYSVRIDSGDLTYLSKATRKLLDQAGLENCTITVSNSLDERIIKDLLIQGAPIDIFGVGERLITAKSDPVFGSVYKLVAIEENNEIVPKIKISDNVEKITTPHFKTVWRIMDEEGHFDADLISLDSEKLNTKKPLTIFDPINIWKQKTFDNYQLIQMHEIIYENGQRVYERPSLKEIRDFAQNQLNSLWPEVRRFDFPHQYYVDLSKALWKIKNKMIEDLRG from the coding sequence ATGGTAATAGATTTTTATGAATTAACAATGGCCAATGGGTATTTTGAATCTGGAATGAAAGATCAAATAGCCTATTTTGATTTATATTATAGAAAAAATCCGGATGGTGGAGGTTATGCTTTATTTGCAGGACTTGAAACGATTATGGATTTTATTGATGATTTGAGTTTTGACGATGAGGATATTGAATTCTTAAAATCAAAAAAAATGTTTTCAGAGGGTTTTTTAAAATATTTAAGAAATTTTAAATTCTCTGGTGATATTTATTCTTTTAAAGAAGGTAGCATTATTTTCCCTAATGAGCCTATTGTCACCATTAAAGCACCCATTATAGAAGCTCAGATATTAGAAACTTATTTATTACAAGTGATTAATCATCAAACGCTTATAGCAACAAAAGCATCAAGAATAAAATACGCAGCCAAGGGTAGAACTGTGATTGAAATGGGTGCTCGTCGTGCTCAAGGGTTAACGGCTTCATTGAATGGGGCTCGCGCTGCTTATATAGGTGGTATAGATGCAACATCTAATGTCATTAGTGATCAAGTGTATGGAGTACCATCTGGTGGAACGATGGCCCATTCTTGGATTCAGATGTTTGATTCTGAATATGAGGCTTTTAAAACTTACGCCAATATTTATCCGAATCATTCAACTTTTTTGTTGGATACTTATGATACTTTAAGTTCTGGTGTTCCTAATGCCATTAGGGTTATTAAAGAAGTCTTAATACCTAAGGGTGTTAAGAAATATTCAGTAAGAATTGATTCTGGAGACTTAACTTATTTATCTAAAGCAACAAGAAAATTATTAGATCAAGCTGGTTTAGAAAACTGCACAATCACCGTCAGCAACTCATTAGATGAAAGAATTATTAAAGATTTATTAATTCAAGGTGCGCCAATTGATATTTTTGGTGTTGGTGAAAGATTAATTACTGCGAAAAGTGACCCAGTATTTGGTTCCGTTTATAAATTAGTGGCTATAGAAGAAAATAATGAAATCGTTCCTAAAATAAAAATATCTGATAATGTTGAAAAAATTACAACACCTCATTTTAAAACAGTTTGGCGTATTATGGATGAAGAAGGTCATTTTGATGCGGATTTGATTTCTTTGGATAGTGAAAAGCTTAATACAAAAAAACCTCTGACTATTTTTGATCCTATTAATATTTGGAAACAAAAAACATTTGATAATTATCAACTTATACAAATGCATGAAATTATCTATGAAAATGGCCAAAGAGTCTATGAAAGACCTTCATTAAAAGAAATCAGAGATTTTGCTCAAAATCAGTTAAATTCGCTATGGCCAGAAGTTAGACGTTTTGATTTCCCTCATCAATATTACGTAGATTTATCAAAAGCACTATGGAAAATCAAAAATAAAATGATTGAAGATTTAAGAGGATAA
- a CDS encoding cysteine hydrolase family protein: MKKCLIVVDYQNDFIDGSLGFKNALEIKDQIINKVKNYRFNDHDIIFTKDTHDFDYLNTEEGKHLPVDHCIKGSRGHEIQEDVLKLIDKEDMIFEKKTFPSIDLGIYLKDKGYEFIELCGLVSNICVISNAVIAKAALPNAHILVDALATASADDVLHKKSLDVMEGLHIEVINR; encoded by the coding sequence ATGAAAAAATGTTTAATTGTTGTCGATTATCAAAATGATTTTATTGATGGGTCTTTAGGTTTCAAAAATGCTTTGGAAATTAAAGATCAAATTATCAATAAAGTAAAAAATTATCGATTTAATGATCATGACATCATCTTTACTAAAGATACACATGACTTTGATTACTTAAATACAGAAGAAGGCAAACACTTACCGGTTGATCACTGTATCAAGGGTAGTAGAGGACATGAAATTCAAGAAGATGTTTTAAAGTTAATTGATAAGGAAGATATGATTTTCGAAAAAAAGACTTTTCCTTCAATTGATTTAGGTATATATTTAAAAGATAAGGGCTATGAGTTTATTGAATTGTGTGGTTTAGTTTCCAATATTTGTGTGATATCGAATGCTGTGATTGCTAAAGCTGCTTTGCCCAATGCTCATATACTTGTTGATGCTCTAGCTACGGCTTCAGCTGATGATGTTTTGCATAAAAAATCTTTAGATGTAATGGAGGGACTTCATATAGAAGTTATAAACAGATGA
- a CDS encoding superoxide dismutase, producing MKHILPELTYNYKDLEPYIDALTMEIHYSKHHQGYITKYVNALEGHNDLLDKDVEEVLKNLDLVPEGKKQAVINNGGGYYNHRLFWTILSPKESKMSSDLEKAINNQFGSFDQFKEEFMQAANTRFGSGWAWLVVTNDKKLKVVSTANQDTPFDMGQPILALDVWEHAYYLNYQNKRPEYVENFFKVINWEQVSKYYQALV from the coding sequence ATGAAACATATTTTACCAGAACTAACTTATAATTATAAAGACTTAGAACCTTATATTGATGCTTTAACTATGGAGATTCATTATAGTAAACACCACCAAGGATACATCACTAAGTATGTTAATGCTTTAGAGGGGCATAATGATTTGCTAGATAAAGATGTTGAAGAAGTTTTAAAGAACTTAGATCTTGTGCCTGAAGGAAAAAAACAAGCAGTTATTAATAATGGTGGAGGTTATTATAACCATCGATTATTTTGGACAATTCTTTCACCGAAAGAATCTAAAATGTCAAGTGATTTAGAAAAAGCCATCAATAATCAATTTGGTTCTTTTGATCAGTTCAAAGAAGAATTTATGCAAGCAGCCAATACTAGATTTGGAAGTGGTTGGGCATGGTTAGTCGTGACTAATGACAAGAAGTTAAAAGTTGTTTCAACAGCCAATCAAGATACACCATTTGATATGGGACAACCTATCCTAGCACTTGATGTTTGGGAACATGCTTATTACTTAAACTATCAAAATAAACGTCCTGAATACGTTGAAAACTTCTTTAAAGTGATTAATTGGGAACAAGTTTCAAAATATTATCAAGCATTAGTATAA
- the trhA gene encoding PAQR family membrane homeostasis protein TrhA codes for MKKSSLGELLADSITHGLGALLSILGLILLIIKADTTMGYISGIIYGFCLFFLYLSSTLFHSFPDFFKRTRAVFQRFDHSAIFLLIVGTYTPIILHTLELSFALIYLSIMWTLTITGIVFKAIWIKKYQYVHLAIYLLMGWSVVFVWNDVYPLIKPQLWFLVFGGLSYTLGVVFYLAKFKYHHFIWHLFVMIGSLLHYLVIYQIIL; via the coding sequence ATGAAAAAGTCATCATTAGGAGAATTACTTGCTGATTCAATCACACATGGTCTAGGTGCTTTGTTGTCTATACTTGGTTTAATCTTATTAATCATTAAAGCTGATACAACAATGGGTTATATATCCGGGATTATCTATGGTTTTTGTTTATTCTTTTTATATTTATCTAGTACTTTATTTCATAGTTTTCCCGATTTTTTTAAAAGAACAAGGGCTGTATTTCAAAGATTTGATCATTCTGCTATTTTCTTATTAATTGTAGGAACCTATACCCCTATAATTTTACATACCTTAGAATTATCTTTTGCCTTAATCTATTTATCTATAATGTGGACCTTAACCATTACTGGTATTGTCTTTAAGGCCATATGGATAAAGAAATACCAATATGTTCATTTAGCCATATACTTGTTGATGGGTTGGTCTGTGGTTTTTGTATGGAATGATGTGTATCCATTAATAAAACCTCAGTTATGGTTCTTGGTATTTGGTGGTTTATCATATACTCTTGGTGTGGTTTTTTATCTAGCTAAATTTAAATATCATCATTTTATATGGCATTTATTTGTAATGATAGGCAGTTTACTACATTACCTAGTGATATATCAAATTATCTTATAA
- a CDS encoding HAD family hydrolase has translation MTMIENYLFDLDGTLLPLDEDVFLQKYLGLLSKKFIELGYDSKVMIDRLWQGTKAMVNNNGLYSNEEVFWNIFHPEIEGRQALKIKLENFYKNEFSHVFDSTSPNPFSKKIIENLKVKGKRVFLLTNPIFPLVATQRRVEWAGLNIDDFELVTTYENSAYAKPNIEYYDSILKNYNLDPKMTIMVGNDAYEDMIVQELGVKVYLVKDCLKNNQNLDISHFDQGSLEDFYKKYID, from the coding sequence ATGACTATGATAGAAAATTACTTATTTGATTTAGATGGGACATTGTTACCCCTTGATGAAGATGTTTTTTTACAAAAATACTTAGGGCTTTTATCTAAAAAATTTATTGAATTGGGCTATGATTCTAAAGTCATGATTGATCGGTTATGGCAAGGAACTAAAGCCATGGTTAATAATAACGGATTATATTCTAATGAAGAGGTTTTCTGGAATATTTTTCATCCAGAAATAGAAGGTAGACAAGCCTTAAAGATTAAGCTAGAAAACTTTTATAAAAATGAGTTTTCTCATGTCTTTGATTCAACTTCTCCTAATCCATTTTCTAAGAAAATCATAGAAAATTTAAAAGTAAAAGGCAAAAGAGTGTTTTTGTTGACGAATCCTATTTTTCCATTAGTCGCTACACAAAGAAGAGTTGAGTGGGCTGGATTAAATATAGATGATTTTGAACTAGTAACGACTTATGAAAATTCAGCCTATGCTAAACCAAATATCGAATATTACGATAGTATTCTTAAAAACTATAATTTAGATCCAAAAATGACAATTATGGTTGGAAATGATGCTTATGAGGATATGATAGTTCAAGAATTAGGTGTGAAAGTCTATTTAGTTAAAGATTGCTTAAAGAACAATCAAAATTTAGATATCAGTCATTTTGATCAAGGTTCTCTTGAAGATTTTTATAAAAAATATATCGATTAA
- the rpiB gene encoding ribose 5-phosphate isomerase B, which translates to MIALGSDHAGLPLKKVIMEYLDELKLDYKDYGTYSNQSVHYPEYGLKAAQAVASGECEKGIIFCGTGVGISITANKVKGIRCVNCSEPYSAQMSREHNDANMLALGSRVVGDELAKMIVKIWLETSFLGDRHQIRVDQIKEIDETGEIK; encoded by the coding sequence ATGATAGCGTTAGGATCAGATCATGCAGGTTTGCCATTAAAAAAAGTAATTATGGAATATTTAGATGAACTTAAGTTAGATTACAAGGACTATGGAACTTACTCAAATCAATCAGTCCACTATCCAGAATATGGTTTAAAAGCAGCACAAGCTGTAGCTTCAGGAGAATGTGAAAAAGGCATTATTTTTTGTGGAACTGGTGTAGGTATTTCTATAACAGCCAATAAGGTTAAAGGTATTCGTTGTGTCAATTGTTCTGAACCGTATTCAGCACAAATGTCTAGAGAACATAATGACGCTAATATGTTAGCCTTAGGGTCAAGGGTTGTTGGAGATGAACTTGCTAAAATGATTGTAAAGATTTGGTTGGAGACTAGCTTTTTAGGAGATCGCCACCAAATTCGAGTGGACCAAATAAAAGAAATTGATGAAACAGGAGAAATTAAATAG